The DNA segment AAAAAGAAATATAGTTTTGATTCAGTGGCTTCGTCATGACTGGGTAAACCTTGTTGTGTTCTTGGTTGAAAATGTTCCCTCCCGGTGACATCAGGATGAACGGAAAGACATCCTCGGTCATGACGAAATCACGCTTCACAAACAACAAAAACAGTATTTATCCACACAGTATTTAAGATGATGGTTTctttagattagttttatttttcacaaGGATATCGAAATACGGAAATATgcggtgaaatgtgttattttcagTCGATGACCAGCATTATCTGAGAATGTGccgagggcagcccacaagtttcgccatgcttctggcatgaACATAGCAtgatcacaactcactaaccctaacccacctgtgtttggaatgtgggaggaaaccagagcacccggaggaaatgtacgcagtcacagggagaaggtacagattcCCTACAGAAaacggtgggatttgaaccccgaTGGGTGATCGCTGGTGCTGATTACTACCGTGACTGCTTATTTATGATAAGGTTGTGATAAGAATGGGTTAAAATCTTTATGACTGACCTTCAGTCTACAGGATTTGAGGGGATTAAAAGTATTTTCCAGTTGATATAGGAAGAGAATTCagtcatttggtccatcaaatctgctacatcttcaatcatggctgatttattattccctctcaattccattctccctccttctccctgtaatctttgtaTTTTGGATATTCTTGTACCTCTGGCCCTGCTAAATCCCAACACCTTGATttgtgtgcaattctgattgccccgttacagggaggatgtggagactTTAGGGAGTGGTTGAGCTTTAAGCCGGAAAATTCCAGGTGTCTGGCGTTAAAGAAAGGTAGACTCATGGAAAAGTTCCATTTCTCCTTGGATGGTATTGCTATCCCATTCACCTCTGAAAAACCAGACAAGAGTCTCTGACTGCAGCCTTAGAGATGCGGCTGCTGTCCAAACCCAGAcggtggggtacagtcccatccaaaacCAAACAGTGGCATagctgagaacatagaacatagaatagtacagcacagtacaggcccttcggcccacaatgttgtgccgaacctcaaaccctgcctcccatataagcccccaccttaaattcctccatatacctgtctagtagtctcttaaacttcacaagtgtatctgcctgcaccactgactcaggcagtgcattccacgcaccaaccactctctgagtgaaaaactttcctctaatatcccccttgaacttcccaccccttaccttgaagccatgtcctgttgcattgagcagtggtgccctggggaagaggcgctggctatccactctatctagtcctcttattatcttgtacacctctatcatgtctcctctcatcctccttctctccaaagagtaaagcccttgcttccttaatctctgatcataatctatactctgtaaaccaggcagcatcctggtaagtctcctctgtaccatttccaatgcttccacgtccttcctatagtgaggtgaccagaacaggacacagtactccaagtgtggcctaaccagagttttatagagctgcatcattacatcgcgactcttaaactctatcccttgacttatgaaagttaacaccccaaaagctttcttagctaccctatctTCCTGTGAGGGAatgttcagggatctgtggacgtgtacccccagatccctctgctcctccacactagcaagtatcctgccatttactttgtactctgacttgcagtttgtccttccaaagcgaaccacctcacacttctccaggttgaactccatctgccactactcagcccacttctgcatcctatcagtgtctctcggcaatcttcgacaatcctctacactatctacaacaccaccaaactttgtgtcatctgcaaatttgccaacccagtcttctacccccacatccaggtcattaataaaaatcaggaaaagtagaggtcccagaacagatccttgtgggacaccattagtcacaatcctccaatctgaatgtactccctccaccaccaccctctgccttctgcaggcaagccaattctgaatccacctggccaaacttccctagatcccatgccttctgactttctgaataagtctatggtgtagaaccttgtcaaatgccttaaatcaatatagatcacatccactgcactaccctcatctatatgcctggtcacctcctcaaagaactctatcaggcttgttagacacgacctgcccttcagaaagccatgctgactgtccctgatcagaccatgattctctaattgCCCATACAACCTATCCctaaaaatcttttccaacagctttcccaacacagacgtaaggctcactggtctataatttcctcgactatccctactaccttttttgaacaaggggacaacattcacttccctccaatcatccggtaccattcccatgtacaacgaggacataaagatcctagccagaggctcagcaacctcttccCTCGCTTCTTGGAgctgcctggggaatattccgtcaggccccggggacttatccatcctactgtattttaacaactccaacacctcctctcccttaatatcaacatgatccagaacatcaacctcactcatattgtcctcaccatcatcaagttccctctcattggtgaataccgaagagaagtattcattgaggacctcgctcacttccacagcctccaggcacatcatcccacctttatctctaatcattcccaccttcaatcctgtcatcctttttttcttcacataattgaagaatgccttgtggttttcctttaccctagtcgccaaggccttctcatgcccccttcttgctcttctcagccccttcttaagctcctttcttgcttccctatattcctcaatagacccatctgatctttgcttcccaaacctcatgtatgctgccttcttccacctgactagattttccacctcacttgtcatacatgtcttcaccctaccattctttatccttctcaccgggacaaatttatccctaacatcctgcaagagatctctaaccattgaccatatgtccatagtacatttccctgcaaaaacgtcatcccaattcacacccgcaagttctagccttataatttgcccttccccaattaaaaattttcctgtcctccctgatgtgaaaaagactaaagagctggtggtagacctgaggagagctaggtaccggtgacccctgtttccatccagggggtcagtgtggacatggtggaggattacaaatacctggggctacgaattggcaataaactggactggtctaagaacatgaggctgtctacaagaagagtcagagccgtctctatttcctgaggagactgaggtcctttaacatctgccagacgatgctgaggatgttctacgagtctgtggtgtccagttctatcacgtttgctgttgtgtgctggggcagcaggctgagggtagcagacaccaacagaatcaacaaactcattcgtaaggccagtgatgttgttgggagggaactggactctctcacggtggtgtctgaaaagaggatgctgtctaagttgcatgccatcttggtcaatgtctcccatccactacataatgtactgggtgggcacaggagtacattcagccggagtctcattcctccgagatgcagcacagactgtcataggaagtcattcctggccgtgaccatcaaactttacaactcctcccttggagggtcagacaccctgggccgaaaggctggtcctggacttctttcataatttactggcataatttacatattactatttaacttctTTAACTATTtctctattactattctattactatttattatttccatgactattactatttactaatagtgttattactattactatttctattactatttattatttatggtgcaactgtaatgaaaaccaaattccctcgggatcaataaagtatgactatgactatgattctatccttttccatgataatgctaaaggccagggagcagtggtcactgtcccccagatgctcacctactgagagatctgtgacctgacccggttcattacctaatactagacctgcaaggatattactccccttcgagttcaggtgcaacccatccaatctgtgcaggtcccaccttccccagaagagatcccaatgatccaaaaatttaaaaccctgctccctgcaccaacacctcagccacgcattcaattgccatctcctccaattcttaccatcactgtcacgtagcactggcagcaatcctgagaacaccacccttgagctcctgttcttcagccttctgcctagttcccgaaactcacacttcaggacctcatccctcttcctgcctatgtcgttggtccctacatgtatcacgacttctggttgctttccctctcgtactaggatgtcgtgcacccagtcagagacatcccagaccctggaacccgggaggcaacaaaccatgcgggtgtccttctcacatccacaaaatctcctgtctgctcccctgactatagagtctccaatgacgacagctctcctcttctccatcccacccttctgcaccaccaagtcagtctcagtgccagaggccctgccaccgtgccTCACACCTGtttggtcgtccccgccaacagtatccaggacggtaaacttattattcaggggaatggctacaggggtgctctgcactacctgtctgctcaccttcactttcccccctctgactgtcacccaatgaactgcttccgacagcctaggtatgactacctccctgtagccgtTCGGTCCCATCCACATCCAATCAGTGGGAtatggtcccatccaaacccaaacagtgggatacggtcccatccaaacccaaacagtgggatagggtcccatccaaacccaaacagtgggatatggtcccatccaaacccaaacggTGGGAtatggtcccatccaaacccaaacggtgggatacggtcccatccaaacccaaacagtgggatagggtcccatccaaacccaaacagtgggatatggtcccatccaaacccaaacagtgggatagggtcccatccaaacccaaacagtgggatacggtcccatccaaacccaaacagtgggatagggtcccatccaaacccaaacagtgggatacagtcccatccaaacccaaatagTGGGATACAGCCCCATCCAGACCTGCTCTCTCCGTTCCCTTCTGGTGTAGTACATCTTCAGATTATTAAGGCCATCAATCCAGTACTGAGCTTCCATGGCACTGTTGGCCACCAGGTCCAagttcttttcccttcctttaaAGATGATGCTGAAGTTGTAATCACTGCGATTCTCCGAGGTCACCTCTGAATGGTGACCTGCCCTCACCTCCTCGATGTCATAAATCGAGACTGCAGGGGGTCGGGTGGGTCGGGGTGGGTTTGAGGTAGAACAGCAGCAGAGATCAGAATGagatattcagattcagattaataaacacaagagattctgtagttgctggaaacaTACAGTCTACTCAAAGACCACCCTCATCCCAGACATGCAcgcatctcccctctcccatcaaaaTAAACAAGACTGAAAACAggaaccaccaggctcaaggatagcttctatcccacgGACACAGTTCAGCTGCCTTATTataggaagctttggagagggagcagagaTTTACCCGGATACTGCCTAGACCAGAGAGCATGtctatgaagacaggttgagcaaACCATAGATGAAGTGAGTAAAGTTGATATTACCAagaagaaggtacttgggaaactgaaaggtctgaggtgGATAAGTTCAATGAACCAGGAGAGAcaaaagagtcagtggatgttatttacttggattttcttgagtcatttgacaaggtgctgaacATGAAGCTGTTTAAGAAGCTAAGAGCCCACTAGCATAGACAGAAGATTGTCTGAGTAGTGTGAGATTGGGGAAAAAggaggcctattctggttggctgccagtgatcagTGTTGTTCCAAAGGGGACAGAATTGGAACTGTTCCTTTTCGCGttgaatgtcaatgatttggatgatgtaccagatggttttgtggccaagtttgcagacaataatgcaaagataggcagaggggctggtagaattgaggaagcagagagtctgcagaaagagttagacagatgaggagaatgggtaaagaagtggcagatggaatattgggTAGGGACtggtatgctcatgcactttggttaaaGGAGTAAAGGCACAGGCTATTTTGTAAACAGGAAAAAAATGCAAAGTCCAATTTAGTGTAAAGTGATCAAGAAAACAAGGTTTCACACTACATCTCGTTACGTGTGacagtaaaaaaaatattaaatagtCAGAGGAAACTGAAGCTCCCAGGGCAAACACATGCGTTcagagggagaacgtgcaaactccacacagacagcacagagATCAATGGGCATCTCTCTCACGTAGCAGTTACcaggatgctattacagctcggggcgtcggagttcagatttcaattctGACACTGTCTGTAATGGGTTTACACGTACTCCCTGTGACCAAGTGGGTTCCCTCTGGGTGGTGCGCTTTCCTCCACGGTCCAAAGTCGTACCGGTTAGTTGGTGAATTAGTCATTGGGCTATTGTAAAATAGGTGGGTGTTGGGACGGAAAGGCttctactgtgctgtatctcaaaataaaataaaataaattgtattTTCTTTATTCTGCTGCTTTTCTCCAGATCACAGCTTCCTTGGGGCAGCAAATCTACTGGATTCAACGGCAGCAAATCTACTGGATTCAACATGGTGTGGTACGATGAATCAAGGTCTAATCACTGGCATTGTGGCCCCTTGGACAAATACGTTTCTCAACTTTCTTTAAGTGCACTTCCTATCCCACCATCCCTCCAAGTCTCGCACAACACTCACAGGTTTGGTTCCTGGCCCACTTGCAGATCTTTTCTGAGCTGTACCACACTGTCTgatagtccttctgcagcttgtaCAAGCGGAATCTCATCCATGAGGGAGACCTGACCTTCAGCAGATGACTCCCTCTGCGCATGGCTCTAATACCTTCATCCACGAACAAGTCTTGTGAGGAAAACAGAGAGGACACATCAGTCAGAGAGTTGCTGGAAGGGAAgtggagggtgggagggtaatgaaggggcagagggagggagggtggaatgGGACGGGCAAGTGGAGAGTGAAGTAGGGGTAAACGGTTGGGAGTTAGGAAGCCAGGGAACAGGTGCCTAGGGCAGGGAAAGGATGTTAATGTGCAGGAAAGGGCATGAAACTACAAGAAATGAGAACGAACACTAAACCACAGTACGGGCCTTTTGGTGGAGAATGTTGTGCTAAAAGTTTAACTCACTCTAATAACTATTGagatttcactcccagatgaactaGAGGCACTATTAtggactcccacagcccctgatgacccatgatttcagtctctgagactgacgtgaaagcatccttcaggaaggtgaacccagGGAAATCAACCAGTCCAGACAGTGTACTTGGCcgaatactaaagacctgtgtggATCAGCTGGCTGGTACTTACTGTTATCTTTAACCTTTTGCTGTGTCAGTCTAAGGtacccaccagcttcaagaaggGATGGGTCAAACTGGTGTCCAAGAAGAACGAGGTAACCTGATTCAATGATTATCATTCAGTGGACCATACTTCATCTGGTGTtggaacatatcaactcctgcctgaggtgtGACTTGCATCCACTCCAGTCTGcccaccatcacaacaggtcacagcagatgctgtttcattggctcttcactcagcctgaGAACATCTGGACTGGGAAGATGCACAcagcaggatgctcttcattgactacagctcagtgttcaacactatcattgcatcaaaactaatcaataaattccaacacctccttgtgcaaatgggTCCACAATTTCCTCACtaatagaccccagtcagttcagaatgGCAACAGCATCCCTTCCACAAtcgccatcagcacaggtgcaccacgaggCGGTGTGCTTCATCCCCTGctttactcgctttatacttatgactgtgaggccaaggatcgctccaatgctgtattccagtttgctgacaacaccgctGTTGTTGTCTGAATCAAAGCTGGTGGGAAATCAATTtacagggagattgaaaatctagatgaatggtgccataacaacaacttctcattcaacgtcagcaaaaccaaagagctctGTATGTACAAAACATTAAGTTTCCCTTTCGGAAACCCAGATTCCAAATAaagatgctttcacaataacagttttTAACTAACTAACAGTTCTAAAGTTTCAGTCTTTTGGGTATCTCTCTATTTCTTTCAGGGTAGCGCCTCTGGACCTATGGAGTGACATTGGGTTTCGTAGCTGTCTTGTTTGCTACAACATTCTCGGTTTCCAGTGTCAccttgctgtcagtgacatggtcatcactgagaggtaagtccggtgactgtaatgtgaccgtcttgttggatgcaatcgacTCAGGTGTGCTCTTGGCTGGCGTGACAGACTGGAACAGTCCCTGTGAGTGatattgtgaggaacttcctgcttgactgcTCAATCTCCAtctgcagataggcttgtgacaagtcaacctctgacaacctcttcccgcctgccaaagatgcaaaaatgtcttctatttgtggcaggggatactgcacagtacgcaacacagggttgatgctcaccttgaaatccccacatcgtgaacagttgccattgtctgttgatgtcacactgagagctttgattgagtgccagtctagttggatttttctcaaccattcacattcaGAAAGCGCTGGCcatccacttttcaatacataaagctctaactgctgtgtttggcctccacagactaCCTTCACTTTTAGTTTGTCTTGCGGGACATTTTTtcgcctgtgtaggtctttagcatcactgaggtcttctctaaagGCATCTTAGAAAACAGTTAGTTGTAGTCAGACTCTggtatcagtcttcactctggaagacactagcagtatgcctgatgtggtgtgtgaaggaagagaagtgggtgcagttactattacaagagagaaggtgctcagaaagttAAAAAACCTGAAGGTGCACAAGTCACACagtccagatgaactgcaccctggggttctgaaagaggtagcattagggATTGTGGTGacattaggaatgatctttcaaaaatcactggactctggcatggtgccagagaactggaaaattccaaatgtcactccacactttaagaaaggaggaagtcagcagacaggaaattacagacccgtgagtctgacgtcagtggttgggaagatgttaaagtcaattgttaaggatgaggtgtcatagtccggtctgtgaaatctgcattccggttcatggtctggttcatcgatccttattcccgGTTTTTCAGTTTTCCCTTGTttcattgggtgccttaattgaggcacatgattttcGTTTTGGGCTGCATTTAAATACCTCTGAAAACCAAGGATtctctgctggactgttcccttcccctcccttccataTCCCCAACGGTTACCTCGCCTGCAACTTTCGTCTGCCACTTCATCAAGGATCCTCGGCAGTGACCACGCCAAGTATCCTCGGCACTTCCCTCGACAAGTACTCTCGGCAGTCATGCCGGCCCTACGTCCTAGAACGGGTCCCAGCCCTGCATCCTGTAAAGGGTTCCGGCCCGTACCCAAGGGCCTAACTGAGCCGAGACCAAGAGCCGAACCtagcctagtccaagagccaggtcctgccctggagttccacgtcctgcccaggagtacctcgcccagcctggtgctggggatccctcgtccagtccaggagcctcgtcctgtgcaggagttccaagtccagtcctgtagccacatcttgtccgcgcctagatccggggtccgatcccgagtcaagacccaggttccgggtccctatccagtctctggctcggagtcctagcccaggcttctaattccaagttccttgtcctgttcctagtacttcagtgtctgtgtcttgcatttgggtccactcccaatgCCCCCTTATAACTTGAGGCGATGGAGTAGTTGGTGACAGAGGACAAGATTGGATAAAGTCATCAAAGTTtgtttaagggaaaatcctgctgttggaattctttgaggagatgacaagtAGGATACATAAAGGGGATgtcatggatgttgtatatttggactttcagaagacctttgacaaggtgccacacatgaggcacctgagatacaaagggatttCGGAgcccttgtgcaaaacaccccaAAGCTTAACGCAGGTTGAGTCGATGATGAGGAAGCAAATGCAaagttcacattcatttcaagaggtctagaatgcaagagcaggaatgtgatgctgtggatttataaggcactggtgaggcctcaccttgagtatagtgaacagtttagggctcctcatcttagaagagatgtgctggcattggagagaatccaggggaggttcacaaggataattcccagattgaaagggttatcatacaaagaacgtttgatgtctctgggtctgtactcactgaaatttagtaATATGAAGTGGGATCTCcttgaaagctatcaaatgctgaaagactgagacagagtagatgtgatgaGGATcttccccatggtaggggagtctagaacaagcgggcacaacttcaggattggagGATGtccattaagaacagagatgtggagaaataacTTATGTCAGATGGttgtaagtctgtggaatttgttgccacgagctgctgtggaggtcaagtcattgggtgcatttagggcagagatagattgcttcttgattagctagggcatgacagggaatggggagaatgcaggggagttgggatgactggaagaattgatcagccatgattgaatggcggagcagacatgatgggctgaatggcccacttctggttctatatcttatggtctaatgacaatggcatcaaagattacggggactggggttgaggaggagagaaaaaaagatcagccatgattgacgaagcagagtcgatgggccaaatggcataattcttctCCTACGTCTTATGATCATATGGTCTAAGTAAGAGCTCAGACCTCAATCCACGTGAGAATTTGTGTCTGGACTTGAAAATCACTGtttactcacgatccccatgtgATAAAAAAGAATGTGGAGAAATCACAGTCTACAgatgcaaagctgatggagatctgtccacacagactcaaggctgtaattgctgccaaaggtgatcagtgtcaaaaagtcaaattaaacccTCTATGATTCAACATTGTAAAACAAAAAAGTGTGAAAACTTCCAGAGGGGGTGAACATGTTTTATTGGCTCTGTAGAttatctttgattctattgtactgtgGTGAGCATTCGGTTCACAATGGCAGACGAGAGAAGCTCGTTTATCTCAGATGCTGTTTTTATTGCGACAGGCACAATAATGGACAGAGTGCAACAGCTCGGTGAGAActaactcagtcacatacagacgggGAGGTGATTATCACACACCTCGGTTAATTTCAGggtgacacacaaacacacaagtgaACAACTGTGTAACcccagctaaaatgtaacaatacatGAACTTGGACATCTCACCATAATTTTACTGAACACACACACCATGGACATATCTTAAAAACAAGAACGCTGGCTGATAGGAATTCTGGGTCGAGCTGTCGACCACACCTCGGGAGCCCTACACTATTAttagttctactgtgaatgcctgcaagaaaatgattctcaagcTGGAATGTAtggattttgataataaatttactgtgaactttaaactttgcaaAATGAATCTTAAATTAACCATTAAATCTCTTCCCTTTCACCTGAAATATGTACTCTCCAGTTCTTGATCCACCACTGCTTGGAAAAAGACTGAGTACATTCACcccatctgtgcccctcatgattttatacacctctataaggtcacccttcagttTGCTACAGTCCAAGGAGTAAAGTCCCAGACTGTCCAAGTTGGGATAGATGCAGACATACAGCTCGTCTTTACATCTGTCTTTATCCAGCGTTTCACCGTGACTCAGGATTCTTGATTCCACTCTGCTGTTTTGTGCTCATCACTGTATTTATTGCTGGAATCATTGACATGGTCTCAATAAACAAGGAAACAAGAACCAATTC comes from the Mobula hypostoma chromosome 26, sMobHyp1.1, whole genome shotgun sequence genome and includes:
- the LOC134338100 gene encoding 1-phosphatidylinositol 4,5-bisphosphate phosphodiesterase delta-4-like, with the translated sequence MRRGSHLLKVRSPSWMRFRLYKLQKDYQTVWYSSEKICKWARNQTFSIYDIEEVRAGHHSEVTSENRSDYNFSIIFKGREKNLDLVANSAMEAQYWIDGLNNLKMYYTRRERREQNSYMVRYQLEGPNRVKAYDSCLDCSRAARSPIAAGLKVPPATSSWMR